Within the Salvelinus alpinus chromosome 38, SLU_Salpinus.1, whole genome shotgun sequence genome, the region ctccctcctctctctcccccctcactctctctctcccctcctctctctctcttccctcctctctcttccccctggtTCCAATTAGTTTTATTTCCCAGGGAAATAGTAACAAACCATTGCAAACACTGCCATCCTTTGGTTATTTGTGGAACTACACAGTAAGTTATATCAGTACATCCAGTatgtctaacctctctctctctccctcatccctcttctctctcctcttttaggAAATTCTACTACATAACCCTCTTAAGGGACCCAGTGTCTCGGTACCTCAGCGAATGGAGACATGTCCAGAGGGGCGCGACGTGGAAGACCTCATTACACATGTGTGATGGACGAACCCCTACGCCGGAGGAACTACCAGCCTGCTACGAGGGTTCTGATTGGTCAGGATGTACCTTGCAGCAGTTCATGGACTGTCCTTATAACCTGGCCAATAACAGACAGGTGATAGACTAatgaatggacacacacacacacacacatacacacacacacacacacatacacatttggATAGAATAGACTCATTTTATGGTCCACACAATGTTGAAATGTACTAACCTACTCTTACCTTTTCCTATAGGTTCGTATGCTAGCGGACCTGAGCCTGGTAGGCTGCTACAACATGTCTACAGTCCCAGAGCAGAGGCGTTCTCAGCTGTTATTAGACTCTGCTAAGAAGAACCTGAGGGACATGGCCTTCTTTGGCCTGACAGAGTACCAGAGGAAAACCCAGTTCCTGTTTGAGCGCACCTTCAGACTGAGGTTCATACGCCCCTTTATGCAGTACAACAGCACCAGAGCGGCCGGAGTGGATTTGGACAAcactacggtgtgtgtgtgtgtgtgtgtgtgtgtgtgtgtgtgtgtgtgtgtgtgtgtgtgtgtgtgtgtgtgtgtgtgtgtgtgtgtgtgtgtgtgtgtgtgtgtgtgtgtgtgtgtgtgtgtgtgtgtgtgtgtgtgtgtgtgtgtgtgtgttgccatttGGAATATGTTATCACACCAGGATACTGTGCTGTTTTCAGAGTTTTCCACCATATTGGCTGTACTTGGTTGGTAAATTGTTGAACAAAGTTGAACAGACAATTCCACACCATCCACAGATGTTTGCATCAGGAGTGGACTGTAAGCtgacattctctctccctccctctctgtactCCAGGTGCAGCGCATCGAGGAGCTGAATGAGCTGGACATGGCGCTGTATGATTACGCCAGAGACCTGTTCCAGCAGAGATACCAGTACACCAGGCAGCAGGAACGACGGCTACAACGACTCAGGACCCACAACCAGAACCACaacggtcaggggttaggggtcgaGGGTCAAGGCCTGGGAGTGGGCCTGTGGCCTTCTAGATCTAAACTAACCCCTGAACCAGGGGAGGGAGAAGTGGACCCAGAAGAAggggggagaacagaggaggtgggagggaggataTCGACGGAAGACTATATGAACCAGATAATTAATCGTTGgtaacgcacacacactcatcggaggttagaggtcaggggtgaaAGTGTATAGGGTAGTTATGGAAACTGAAGTAGAGGAATGGATTGAATGTTGCTGACAACCGACTTTcatcgttccctctctctcgctctcccttgcctcctctctccctctttgtctctctggtACCCCACGTAAAGTGCACGGTGAAAAAAACTATAGTGGGGAAACTCCCAGAAATCCCTTGCAAAGGACCTCTTTACTTCCTGGATGTATAGCTCCAATCCGAGAGCCGAGCTTTGAACCATTGGACAGAAAGTTTTCCATTGGCTGAGCTGAACCAAGAAAATGAAAATGTAATATTTACAGAAAAAAAGAATACGTAAAGCAAGAGTTGGACAATGTATAAAAAGCTTTTTGCTTGGAAATCAGCCACCATTTCAGACATGAaaattggggcagcaggtagcctaatggttagagtgttggactagtaaccaattggttacaagatcgaatccctgagctgacaaggtaaaaatctgtcgttctgcccctgaacaaggcagttaacccactgttcctaggccgtcattgaaaataagaatttgttcttaactgacttgcctagttaaatcaaggaTAAATAAATGAACATGTGTCTTAATGACGCAATTCTCATTTTAGAACTACTATGTTTATTATTATATCGTTTTTATGTGTTTTTTTAAAAGCAGCATTGTAATGACACTGAGACCAATGTTACTGCCTAAAGAAACAAGTGATTCTTTTATTTGTATGTTTTTTAAAGGAAATGTAACCGATAGATGGACGTACCGTGGACCATAGCCATTATTTCAACATTATGGGGACATTATGCATATATGTGTGTAGACAACTGGTTAACAATCCATCCAAATTACATCCTATTCCCTTTGTGGGGCACTACTTCCATTCCAACACCCTATTATTCCGTGTGTAGTGCGCTACttctgacaccctattccctatacagtgcactacatgTTATCAGAGCCCTATGTGGCCCTATAAGGAATAGGGAGTGGTTTGAGACGTGGACGTGATGAATGTTAGAGCTGATCTGATGCAGTGTAAATGGAACTGAGCCAAACCCTACTTCTGATTGGTAGTTGGTGCCTCTCAGGACAGGCATGATGACTATTAGACCTGATATTTCAGGCTCACATAACTTTTCTGACTACTTTTccactgtgtttctgtgtgtgtctgtctgtgtgcacatacacatgtaaatagtgtAAATAGTGTGTATGCATTTGTAAATAtcctgtgtgattgtgtgtgagatagagagaaTTGCAGTAGCATTGCTGTGTGATTGACTTGCTATATGACCGATCTCTTGCCATCGTGTTAGAGGGCTGAATGGGAACCCTTTTCATTTATTCTTAacatggagggagagacacacgcacacagagacaaaTGCTTGAGGTAGACGTTTCCTTTAACCGTAGGTCACCTTGATATCTGACTCTGTATCACTCCCACTCCCATGTccaaaataacacacacacattattatgtCAACTACAGCACTACTCAGCGATGGTAACGCTTTTGGAGTCCCTCAAACTGAAATTATACCAGGTCATACTGCTATAAACTTTCTTTACAATCTTATCGCTTACACTAGTGTCTTAAATATTTCTGTTGAATGAAATTGAATATTTTCCATCACAAACGTTTACTTCCTGTGTGTCTCAACTTGTTCTTTGAATGTTCTGCCGATGGTGTCCCGTTCCCACTATCAGTGTCATTCAGGAAATTATCTTATGATTGCAATAACGGATCATCAAACCACTCATTAAAATATTCAATTTTTTAAAACTGTTCCTTGTTTCTGTGTTATTTCCAACATTGGTGCactcatatactgtatatgttatactttctctctctagttctttttctcacacacacacacacacacacagtgtaaaaCTGCAGAACCTTGACCTCATAAAACAGCCTGTTCCCTCTTAATAACAGCCTTGGTCCTGTCAACACTGATCTACTGTCtaattcaatctacacacacctcCATCCAAGGCCAGCCGGAACAGCCTGTGGCTTGAGTAAATTACACTTCATGTCCTTGGTGgattgaggagaggaggagtgggtggGGTAGAAGGAGCCAGGATGAGGCAGAGAGGGTAAGGGATCAAGTAGAGTCAGGTCATTAGAGGTGAGATGTAAATAACAACACTTGATGCCCTTCATGGAGCAAGGACAGGACAGGGAGCCAGGGAAGAGCCGTTCTAAGCAGCCTCATTATACATTTTCTTTaaaccattttttatttaacctttatttaactaggcaagtcagttaagaacaaattcttatttacaatgactgcctaacacagacaacactgggccaattgtgcactgccctatgggactaccaatcacagccagatgtgataaagcctggatttgaaccaggtactatagtaaTGCCTcttccactgagatgcagtgcctttgaccactgtgccactcagtaGCCCAATATAACAACCTAGTGATCTTTGATTAATTGATTTTATTTGCCAGTTTAAAAAACACAAGAAtacgtacattttaaaaacaaaaacGGGGAAGTAAGAGACTTATTTCCGTtgtagtcccaaaagtgcacgGAACTCTAACACCACAGGGCTGAACAATATTTCCCTGGATAGAGAGTACATGGTGGACTATACTAAACTCCATGTCTATGATCTCTGATTGGCCCTTTGTGTCAATACACACAAACCCTGGGTTGCTGTCATTTCAAGAGCAGACAAGTAAAACTAGCAGTAATGGGTGAGATGCAGCGGACTGGAATACAAGAGATAACGGCTTAGGAGCAACTCTCCTATCTATCACGTGTGGATTCTTCTGTAGGACAATGAAAAACGGGCCATACCGGGACTTACCATCTCATCAGGGCCCCAGCCATCCTACGAGGGCGAGGCTAAATCGTACCCCTGTGACAGTGAGTTTATAGAGGGTCCTTATAAAGAACATAGCCcagagtctgtgtgtctgtattgcTCGTTAATGTCAAATAAATATACAGTAGAGCCCCACTGACACCCAGAGATGTATACTGTCCAGTCTATCTGGCCATGACCCATGGCTTGTCCTCTTGGACCCTCGATTGAATTACCATTCATCAGACAtttatagacacacacatacacctaacGGGAAAGCAGATGTGGGTTCGGCTGAGTCAATGGAAGCTATATGGATTACAAGTTAGAGATGGGCCGTAACGTGTTTCTCTTATATGTGATTTAATATTTTGAATAATATTAAAATGATACGCCAATATATCATCAATAACTGGGACTAGTCAGTATTAATACCAAATACAactgcctccttctcctcactACAGGTTCATGTTAATGATAGTGTTCCCCGCTTCACTAGTGGTGAATTAGCTTCATGTTGGGGACCTCTCCTCACCCCATTATACTGACATGGAGACTTAAATTAGCAAGGACTCACATGAaaccaaagacacacacacacacacagtagagtgTGTTAATATTAATGTGAGTGAGTTTAATTGGGGTTGTTTGCACAGGGCTGGTCCTGTGTGTAACCTATAAAATGGCAGTCGTGCGAGATGCGACAGCAGCCAGAGAGAACGTTGACCTCCCACCCCAGGGACGCCATTTTGTATTTGACCCCAAAGATGACAGCCACCTCCCATAATTCATCTGGAGACATCACCTTCCTGACAGACAAACGGCCCctgtggggagtgtgtgtgtgcgtgcatttgtgCAGGCGTGTGTTTGTGGGGGAGGAGggcatgtgtggtgtgtgtattggtgtgtgtgaagGTCAGGTCTGACAGGATAATTAATGGACCAGCTCTTTTTTGTATTAATATTAAATCAAACCATTGAGCTAGTACAGTCCCTCAGGAActgaccctctctcctctgtaattTCTAAAGCAGACGGGCTGCAGACTGCAGTCCGGTAACCTACCCT harbors:
- the LOC139566264 gene encoding heparan-sulfate 6-O-sulfotransferase 1-A-like, with protein sequence MVEASSKFLLIVVGSVCFMLILYQYVAPGVINFGSPHGYFTEEDDGGDIFPSPDPHYVKKYYFPVRDLERTVEFEIKGEDVIVFLHIQKTGGTTFGRHLVQNVRLEVPCDCRPGQKKCTCYRPNRKETWLFSRFSTGWSCGLHADWTELKNCVPGVLDKKETKMKNERKFYYITLLRDPVSRYLSEWRHVQRGATWKTSLHMCDGRTPTPEELPACYEGSDWSGCTLQQFMDCPYNLANNRQVRMLADLSLVGCYNMSTVPEQRRSQLLLDSAKKNLRDMAFFGLTEYQRKTQFLFERTFRLRFIRPFMQYNSTRAAGVDLDNTTVQRIEELNELDMALYDYARDLFQQRYQYTRQQERRLQRLRTHNQNHNGQGLGVEGQGLGVGLWPSRSKLTPEPGEGEVDPEEGGRTEEVGGRISTEDYMNQIINRW